In Actinoplanes octamycinicus, the genomic window GGCCGGGGTCAGCCTGCTGCTGATCTGGATCTCGTTCGTCGACGACACGTTCGCCTGGCTCTCCTGGCAGACGTACGCCATGGTCGGCGGCACGATCCTGCTGCTCGGCCTCGCCGTGCTGGTCGAGGCGAAGGCGGCCGAGCCGATCGTCCCGCTGCCGATCGTCCGGGAGCGCAACACCGCCCTCGCCATCCTGGCCAGCCTCGCGGTCGGCATGGCGATGTTCGGCGGCGCGGTCTTCCTCGGGCAGTACTTCCAGATCGGCCGCGGCTACAGCCCGACCGAGGCCGGCCTGCTCACCATCCCGATGATGGCCGGCGTGCTGCTCACCTCGGTGATCAGCGGCCGCATGATCACCAGGACCGGCCGGATCAAGCCGTACATCATCGCCGGCGCGGTCGTGCTGGTCGCCGGGTTCGCGCTGCTCAGCACCATCGACCACGCGACCGCCCTGTGGTTCGTCGGCGTCGGCATGTTCCTGGTCGGCGCGGGCGTCGGCATGTCGATGCAGAACCTGGTCCTGGCCGTGCAGAACACCGTGGCACTCAAGGACATCGGCGCGGCCAGCTCCACGGTCGCGTTCTTCCGCTCGCTCGGCGGCACCATCGGCGTCTCGGTCCTCGGCGCCGTCCTGGCCCGGCGGGTCACCGACCAGATCACCCACGACCTGGCCGCGGCCGGCGTCCCCGCCTCCGGCAGCAGCGGCGGCAGCACGCTCAACCTGAGCGCCCTGCCCGAGCCGATCGTGCACATCATCCGAGCCGCCTACGGCGACGCCACCGGCCACATCTTCCTGCTCTCCGCCATCATCGGCGTGGCCGGCATCCTGGCCGCGATCGCCATGCGCCCGGTCATGCTCCGCGACAGCCTCGACCTCCCCGCCGAGGTGAAAGCCGCCGCGGTAGCCGCCGACGCCATCGACGGCGCCCCGCCGATCGACCAGGTGGCGCTCCCGCGCGAGCCCCGCCAGCCCGGAGAGGGTCACCAGGTCCGGCCCGGGGAGGGTCACCAGGTCACCAGCCCGCGCGAGGAAGACGGCACCACCACCCGCCGGTGACCCGCCCAGGTCATGGGCTGCCGCCCACCCCGCCCAGCCCCAGCACGCTGACCTCCCACCCCGCCCAGCCCCGGCCAGCCGCCCACCTCAGCACGCTGGCCTCCCGTCCCGCCCAGCCCGAGGTCAGCCGCAAACCCAGCCCGCTGACCTCCCTCGACGCTCAGCCCGAGGCCAGCCGCCAACCCCGGCCCGCTGACCTCCCCCGACGCTCAGCCCGAGGCCAGCCGCCAACCCCGGCCCGCTGACCTCCCTCGACGCCCGTTCCGGCGCGCCACACACCCGGCCGACACAGCCGGCGCGCTGGAACGGGCCTCCCTGTCATTTCCGACCAGCCTTCGCGTTCCCGGTCTATTCGCCCAGCCATTACGTTTCCGGTCCATTCCGCCCATCCACCACGTTTCCGGTTCATTCCGCTCAGCCCGCGCTTCGCCCGGCAGCGCGCACGCCGACCGACGACCCCGCCCGCTCCTGCAAGCCGGCTTACCGCGCGACCGCGCTCGCAGCGGGAGGTCCGCAGCCCAGGAGCGCGTCATCCACATCAGCGCGTTGTCCACAGCCCAACCCCGCGAGATGCCACTTCCGCGCCACACTGTCTTCGGGGAGGCCCCCTGGGAGGGCGGGGACTGGACGGGGACCCGACGGTGGGTGGGCCGGACTGCACACAACCAGGCCAGATCGACGAAAGCTCGCCGCTACCACGGCCGGTCGCCACCCGAAATATCCATCTTTACGCAGATGGAGCGGTGAGGATCAGGGTCGCCGCGAAGCTGCCGATAGGGGCAGTGGATCCCGGATGCGGGCGGTTACGACGGTGTTGCCGCCGCCGGCCGGGAGCGTGGGGGTGAGCCTGGTGGGCTGGTTGAACGACCTGTCGGTGCGGGTAAAGCTGTATACCGCGGTGGCGGCCGCCGCCCTGGCCGCGGTGGCGGTCGGCGTGCTCGGCCTGGTCCGGTTGAACGCGACCGCGGACGCCGCCGAATACCTGTACAGCCAGAACCTGGTCCCGATCGCGCAGCTCAGCGCGACCGGCCAGGGCGTGCAGCGGTCCTGGGCCGCCCTGATCAATATCCTGGTCAGCCAGGACCCGTCCGCGGTGGCCAAGGACAAGCAGACGATCGCGAACGCGGACGCGGAGGCCGACCGGGCCTTCGGGGACTACACGGCCACCGACATGACCGGGCGGGAGGCGGCCGTCGAGCGGTTCCGCACCGCGCTCGCCGACCTGCGCAAGACCCGCGACGAGCAGCTGGTGCCGCTGGCCGCGGCCGGCAACCTGCGCGGGTTCGAGAAGGTCCGGGACGCGACCGCGGGACCGGCGCTGACAGCCGCCGAGACCGCGCTCAACGAGCTGGTCACGATCGAGACCCGGGTGGCCGAGGAGAAACGGGCGGAGACGGCCGCCGCGTACCGCGACGCCCGTACCCAAATGATCGTGGTCTTGGTGGTCGGGGTGGCGGTCGCGCTGGCTCTCGCGACGCTGGTGATCCGCGGGATCATGGGCACGCTGAGCGCGGTGGGACGGGTCAGCCGAGCCCTCGCGGCCGGGGACCTGACCGTCGCCGCGGCGGTCACCGGCCGGGACGAGCTGGGCCGGATGGCCACCGAGCTGGACACCGGGATCGCGTCGGTCCGGCAGAGCGTGGACCGGATGGGGCAGGTCGCGGTCACCCTGTCGTCGGCGTCCGACGAGCTGTCCACGATCAGCCTGCAGTTGCAGTCCGGCGCGGCCGAGGCCGCCGAGCGCGCGAACACCGCGATGGCCGCCTCCGAGGAGATCAACACTGGGGTGCAGACGATCGCGGCCGGGGCCGAGGAGATGAGCGCGTCGATCGCCGAGATCGCGTCCAGCGCGGCGCAGGCCGCCGAGGTGTCGCAGCAGGGCACCTCGGTCGCCCAGCGGACCACCGCCCAGGTGGCCGAGCTGGGCCTGGCCAGCGCCGAGATCGGTGACGTGGTCCGGCTGATCACCACGATCGCGGAGCAGACCAACCTGCTGGCGCTGAACGCGACCATCGAGGCGGCCCGGGCCGGTGAGCTGGGCAAGGGCTTCGCGGTGGTGGCCGGCGAGGTGAAGGACCTGGCCCAGCAGACCGCCAAGGCGACCGACGAGATCACCGCCCGGATCGCCGCGATCCAGGCTTCCAGCAGCACCGCGGGCCAGGCGATCGGCGAGATCAGCGAGGTGATCGGGCGGGTCGGCGACTACACCACCACGATCGCCTCGGCGGTGGAGGAGCAGACCGCCACCACCGCCGAGATGAGCCGTTCGGTCGCCGAGGCCGCGACCAGCAGCGCCGACGTCGCCCGGACGGTGTCCGGCGTCGCCGAGGTGGCCTCGTCCACCGCGGAGGCGGCCAAGTCCACCCAGGAGGCCGCCACCGGCCTGACCGCGATGGCCACCGACCTCACCGGCCTGGTCGGCGCCTTCCGCTACTGAGACCGACCGCAGCGAAGAGCACCGAAGCGACCGCTACCGGAAGGTGACGGTCAGCCGGCGCCGACCGTCCATCGCTGCGCCGGCGTCCCGTTGCAGGTGTAGAGCTGCACCGCCGTGCCGGGCGCCCCGGACCCGCCGGGCACGTCGAGGCAGAAGGCCGTGGTGGTCCGCCCCACCCAGCTCCGCAGCGCGACGCTGCCGGGCAGGCTGCCGGACGGCACCCACTGGGCGTTGCTGGGTGTGCGCCCGCTGCCGTCGCTGAGCGAGCAGTTGCCGGCGACCACGATCCCGTGGTTGATCGGGATGTCGCCCACCGAGACGCACCGGCCTCCGGCGGCGTTGACGAACCAGTACCGGCCGGTGCCGCTGCCGAGCGTCGTCCACGCCTGGTTCGGCTTGCCGGTGCAGGTCATCTGGAGGATCCGGGGGTCGGCGTCGGGCCCGTCCTCCGGTTGCAGGCACAGTCCGTTGCCGACATTCTTGATCGGGTGCAGTTCGCCGGTGAGCGTGGCCGGCCCGGTGCCGGGCTGCGCGCGGACGCCGCCGGCGGCCACGAGCAGCCCGAAGGATGCCAACAGCAGCACCATCACCAGGCGAAATGCGTTCCGTCCAGGTACCACCACAGATCTCACAACCTCTCCGAGAGTCTTGAACGCCCTCGACCGTAGGTGCGGACCGGCGGTGTCCGGATCGGTAGAGTCACCGACTTAGCGAGCGGCCGTCACCTATCTTCCGGTCCGGCTGCCCGGGCGGGACAGCACGCCGGTGACGCCGGGTGGCAGGGTCGCCGCCACCACGCCCCGGTCCGCGGTTCGAGCCGGTTCCCGACGAGCACCCGGCCACCCACCAAGATCAAGACCGGTTCACGGTACGCCCGGAGCCCCGCCCCGCGATGCCTACCCGGTGAACTCCCCGGCGACGTCGACGGCGATCGCGTCGAGCTGGTCGCGGCTGAGCACCGGCATCGTGGCGCTCGGCGGGCTCCCGTCGCCGCCGAAGTAGTTGACCGCGGTCATCCGCAACGCGTGGTCACCGCCCGGCAGCAGCACGTCGACCCCGTAGAAGAGCCAGCCGTTCCCCGGCTCGTCGACGTAGTGGACCAGGGTCAGCCCGCCGCTGGTCGTCGTCTTCTCGCAGGCCGGCACGGTCCCGTCGCACTCGTACAGCGGCGAGCAGGACTGCCCGCCCGCACACCCGGCCGGGCGCAGCGACACGTAGAACCCGCCCTTGCGCCCGCCGCCGGTGATCCCGGAGCGCCCCTCGAAGGACCACGGATCCTTGGTCGTCCACATCCGCAGATGCCCGTCCGGGGTCCGCTTCTCCCCCCGCGCGTCGGGCATGTAGATCCACGCCGTCCCGGGGGCGTGCGCCGCGGTCGCCCGCTCCACCGCGGTGCGCAGCCGGTCGAGGGTGCGCTGCCGGCCGCCCGCCGTGTCGTTCTCGACGTTGTCGGCCGGGACGCCGGCCGAGGGGGTGGACGCGGGGCTGGAGGCGGCGGGCGGCACCGGCTGCTGGGCGACCGGGACCGGCTCCCGCCGCCCGGCGAGGCCCACCCCGACCAGCGTCGCGACGAGCACCGCCACGGCGACCGATCCGCTCGCCGCCGCCCGGAGCACCCGCTGCCGGCGGCGGGTCCGGGTGATCACCGCCTCGACGTCGACGGTGGACGGCGGGGCGGCGCCGATCAGCCGGTCGAGCAGTTCCTGACTCATCGTGGGGCCTCCACCTCGTACGAGAGCGCGCGCAGCATCTCCAGCGCCCGCGCCGACTGACTCTTGACCGTGCCGGTGGAGATGCCGAGCAGCTCCGCCGTCTCCTCGACCGACCGGTCGAAGTAGAACCGCAGCACCACCACGGCACGCTGCCGCCGGCCGAGCTGCGCGAGCAGCCGCACCAGCTGCTCCTGATCGCCCACCCGGTCCGGCGGTGTCCAGCCGCGCTCGGGCAGCGCCTCGGCCGGGTGCTCGCGCCGCCACGGCCGGCGACGCTCGTCGATCCAGGCCGTGGTGAGCACGCGCTGGGCGTACGCATCCGGGTTGTCCGCCGCGGCGACCCGCCGCCAGTGCCGGTACA contains:
- a CDS encoding MDR family MFS transporter, with translation MSAPSTPAAAADSEAKSHRQTLEALSGLLLVLFVAMLSSTVVSTALPKIIGALDGSQTQYTWVVTATLLTATATTPIWGKLADLFNKKLLIQISIVIFVIGSMVAGAAQNAGELIAARAFQGIGVGGLQALVQVAIAAMIPPRERGRYNGYLGGVMALATVGGPLLGGLIVDTSWLGWRWCFFVGVPVAVIALVLLQVTLKLPTARRANVKIDYLGATLIAAGVSLLLIWISFVDDTFAWLSWQTYAMVGGTILLLGLAVLVEAKAAEPIVPLPIVRERNTALAILASLAVGMAMFGGAVFLGQYFQIGRGYSPTEAGLLTIPMMAGVLLTSVISGRMITRTGRIKPYIIAGAVVLVAGFALLSTIDHATALWFVGVGMFLVGAGVGMSMQNLVLAVQNTVALKDIGAASSTVAFFRSLGGTIGVSVLGAVLARRVTDQITHDLAAAGVPASGSSGGSTLNLSALPEPIVHIIRAAYGDATGHIFLLSAIIGVAGILAAIAMRPVMLRDSLDLPAEVKAAAVAADAIDGAPPIDQVALPREPRQPGEGHQVRPGEGHQVTSPREEDGTTTRR
- a CDS encoding methyl-accepting chemotaxis protein: MGWLNDLSVRVKLYTAVAAAALAAVAVGVLGLVRLNATADAAEYLYSQNLVPIAQLSATGQGVQRSWAALINILVSQDPSAVAKDKQTIANADAEADRAFGDYTATDMTGREAAVERFRTALADLRKTRDEQLVPLAAAGNLRGFEKVRDATAGPALTAAETALNELVTIETRVAEEKRAETAAAYRDARTQMIVVLVVGVAVALALATLVIRGIMGTLSAVGRVSRALAAGDLTVAAAVTGRDELGRMATELDTGIASVRQSVDRMGQVAVTLSSASDELSTISLQLQSGAAEAAERANTAMAASEEINTGVQTIAAGAEEMSASIAEIASSAAQAAEVSQQGTSVAQRTTAQVAELGLASAEIGDVVRLITTIAEQTNLLALNATIEAARAGELGKGFAVVAGEVKDLAQQTAKATDEITARIAAIQASSSTAGQAIGEISEVIGRVGDYTTTIASAVEEQTATTAEMSRSVAEAATSSADVARTVSGVAEVASSTAEAAKSTQEAATGLTAMATDLTGLVGAFRY
- a CDS encoding RICIN domain-containing protein, producing MASFGLLVAAGGVRAQPGTGPATLTGELHPIKNVGNGLCLQPEDGPDADPRILQMTCTGKPNQAWTTLGSGTGRYWFVNAAGGRCVSVGDIPINHGIVVAGNCSLSDGSGRTPSNAQWVPSGSLPGSVALRSWVGRTTTAFCLDVPGGSGAPGTAVQLYTCNGTPAQRWTVGAG
- a CDS encoding SigE family RNA polymerase sigma factor; amino-acid sequence: MDRSEEDEFRAFVVARMERWRRAAYLMCHDWHLADDLVSTVVGRLYRHWRRVAAADNPDAYAQRVLTTAWIDERRRPWRREHPAEALPERGWTPPDRVGDQEQLVRLLAQLGRRQRAVVVLRFYFDRSVEETAELLGISTGTVKSQSARALEMLRALSYEVEAPR